One genomic window of Anaerofustis stercorihominis DSM 17244 includes the following:
- a CDS encoding manganese efflux pump — protein MFKLLLLIVALSMDTFLISSSFGSNNIKVKIPGAIIIALGSAVSLSVSILLSNILSNIIPVHLFNMLSFFVLIIIGSYNIFSTAIKNYLKKMQVLNKNISLNIEGYHLLIDVFIDETKADIDKSKDLDMKEALLIGGLGSMDSLCAGLSFPFTNVSIIFVLAFIICISLVFLGFRLGGKLNDIIKTNLSWFSGVLLIILAFTKIM, from the coding sequence TTGTTTAAGCTATTACTTTTAATTGTTGCCCTCAGTATGGACACATTCCTTATAAGCTCATCATTCGGCTCCAATAATATCAAGGTCAAAATCCCCGGAGCCATAATAATAGCGCTTGGAAGTGCAGTGTCTCTCAGTGTATCGATCCTTCTATCCAATATATTATCGAATATAATACCTGTTCATCTTTTCAATATGCTAAGCTTTTTTGTACTTATAATAATAGGAAGCTACAATATTTTTTCTACTGCAATAAAAAATTATTTAAAGAAAATGCAAGTACTAAATAAAAATATAAGTCTTAATATAGAAGGATATCATCTTTTGATAGATGTGTTTATAGATGAAACAAAAGCGGATATAGACAAATCAAAAGACTTGGATATGAAAGAGGCTCTTTTAATCGGAGGGCTCGGTTCAATGGATTCACTATGTGCAGGGTTATCCTTTCCTTTTACTAATGTCTCTATTATATTTGTTTTAGCCTTCATTATATGTATTTCACTGGTATTTTTAGGCTTTAGGCTCGGAGGGAAACTTAATGATATAATAAAGACCAATCTAAGCTGGTTCAGCGGAGTTTTACTAATAATACTGGCATTTACAAAAATAATGTAA
- a CDS encoding phosphoglucomutase, with translation MDLRKLQNGSDVRGIALEGIKGENVNLTNEASYKISKAFVKWLKKRLNKDNIKITIGRDSRLSGPDLAESVMKGLSSEDNVEVVYFDLCTTPAMFMSCVNGEVNADGAIMITASHLPFNRNGLKFFTKDGGAEKEDIKAILEIANEMEYSENEAKYQTLDFLSMYASNLVKIIREKTGEERPFEGKKIIVDAGNGAGGFFAHKVLDVLGADTRGSVYLEPDGKFPNHVPNPELKDVMDSFSEVVVKEKADLGIIFDTDVDRAAAVDKSGEEISRNKLVALMASICLQEAKGSYIVTDSVTSSGLKEFIEEKGGVHHRFKRGYKNVINEGIRLNKDGKECLLAIETSGHCALRENYFLDDGAYMVVKILIKFYDLAKEGKTFADLIGSLKEPKEEAELRATFLAADFKDYGAKLLEDFKVYVKEEMKGASFEEPNFEGVRVNVERDGIKGWVLLRLSLHDPVLPINIESESEGGVENIKKEILAFLDKYEVKL, from the coding sequence ATGGATTTAAGAAAATTACAAAACGGTTCTGATGTAAGGGGTATTGCTCTGGAAGGAATTAAAGGCGAAAATGTAAATTTAACGAATGAAGCGAGTTATAAAATATCAAAGGCATTTGTAAAATGGCTTAAAAAGAGATTAAATAAAGACAATATTAAAATTACTATCGGAAGAGATTCGAGATTATCCGGTCCTGATTTAGCAGAGAGCGTAATGAAAGGACTTAGCAGTGAAGATAACGTAGAGGTCGTTTACTTTGATTTATGTACGACTCCGGCTATGTTCATGAGCTGTGTCAATGGAGAAGTAAATGCGGACGGTGCCATTATGATTACCGCAAGTCATCTTCCTTTTAACAGGAACGGACTTAAATTCTTTACCAAAGACGGTGGTGCGGAAAAAGAAGATATCAAAGCTATTTTGGAAATAGCTAATGAAATGGAATACTCTGAAAATGAAGCAAAATATCAGACACTTGATTTTTTAAGTATGTATGCAAGTAACCTTGTAAAGATAATAAGAGAAAAGACAGGTGAAGAAAGACCTTTTGAAGGTAAAAAAATAATCGTTGATGCCGGAAACGGTGCAGGAGGATTTTTTGCTCATAAAGTACTTGATGTTTTGGGCGCTGATACAAGGGGAAGCGTATATTTAGAACCTGACGGAAAATTCCCGAACCATGTTCCAAACCCGGAACTTAAAGATGTAATGGATAGTTTTTCCGAAGTTGTAGTAAAGGAAAAAGCCGATTTGGGGATTATTTTTGATACGGATGTTGACAGAGCTGCCGCAGTCGATAAGAGCGGAGAAGAAATAAGCAGGAATAAGCTTGTTGCATTGATGGCAAGTATTTGCCTTCAAGAAGCTAAGGGAAGCTACATCGTAACGGATAGCGTTACAAGCAGCGGCTTAAAAGAGTTTATCGAAGAAAAAGGCGGAGTTCATCACAGATTTAAAAGAGGATATAAAAATGTTATAAACGAGGGTATAAGACTTAATAAAGACGGAAAAGAATGTTTGCTTGCAATAGAAACAAGCGGACACTGTGCTTTGAGGGAAAACTATTTCTTGGATGACGGTGCTTATATGGTTGTAAAAATTTTAATTAAGTTTTATGACCTTGCAAAAGAAGGTAAGACATTTGCGGATCTGATAGGTTCTTTAAAAGAGCCGAAGGAAGAAGCAGAACTGCGAGCTACATTCTTGGCTGCCGATTTTAAGGACTACGGAGCGAAATTACTCGAAGATTTTAAAGTATATGTAAAAGAAGAAATGAAAGGCGCAAGCTTTGAAGAACCTAATTTTGAAGGTGTCAGAGTAAATGTGGAAAGAGACGGTATAAAGGGCTGGGTACTTTTAAGACTTTCACTTCATGACCCTGTTCTTCCTATAAATATCGAATCGGAAAGTGAAGGCGGAGTTGAAAATATAAAGAAGGAAATTCTTGCTTTCCTAGATAAATATGAAGTAAAATTATAA